One region of Kazachstania africana CBS 2517 chromosome 3, complete genome genomic DNA includes:
- the MPC1 gene encoding pyruvate transporter MPC1 (similar to Saccharomyces cerevisiae YGL080W; ancestral locus Anc_6.199), whose product MSQPVQRAAVRSVLQKYINKETLKYVFTTHFWGPVSNFGIPIAALYDLKKDPTLISGPMTFALIAYSGVFMKYALAVTPKNFLLFGCHFVNEAAQLSQAYRFIDFSLKSDEQKAAIQSKYADEAARKDS is encoded by the coding sequence ATGTCTCAACCGGTACAACGTGCAGCTGTACGTTCAGTTCTTCAGAAATACATCAACAAAGAGACTTTGAAATATGTGTTTACCACCCATTTTTGGGGTCCAGTTTCTAATTTCGGTATTCCAATTGCTGCGTTGTATGATTTAAAGAAGGATCCAACTCTGATTTCAGGTCCGATGACCTTTGCTTTAATTGCATATTCCGGTGTCTTCATGAAGTATGCTCTGGCAGTAACACCAAAGAATTTTCTGCTTTTTGGTTGCCATTTTGTCAACGAGGCTGCACAATTAAGTCAAGCTTACAGATTTATTGACTTCTCACTGAAATCTGATGAACAGAAGGCTGCCATTCAAAGTAAATATGCAGATGAAGCTGCCAGGAAGGATTCATAG
- the MIY3 gene encoding Miy3p (similar to Saccharomyces cerevisiae YGL082W and YPL191C; ancestral locus Anc_6.195), which translates to MCAEFTTKDAEINGLERTILLQNGDESTALVALVNALVLSPASANISSRLRQLLESKTSIPQEELVETLANTGISNPNSSVNTNIHQLLDYLPQLQTGLSINPEFNGSFEDGVELSLFRLYNVGIVHGWIIDRFNDPIAYEHVSKYSYEEAQRVLIKSYDIKKGNTQVSNTDEILEDANYIKSFLARTVTQLTDHGLAHLKEILVEKSYAVLYRNNQYYTLHKNNGDLFILVTDLDHETRGNYVWKSLKSVNGLDDTYYTGDFIPASLQHPAKNDNRRIEQVMSNPFDDTHEEVNLGRNGYDNAMSHQVEDDEELARRLQEEEDREAAGEIQHDYLARQRANRRRAQESRANNRAGAKKSNRISRMLHGNKNPHATSDDGSVEPESRNTSSRKRDKVKDKCVLM; encoded by the coding sequence ATGTGTGCTGAATTTACCACCAAGGATGCTGAAATTAACGGGCTCGAGCGCACCATTCTACTTCAAAATGGCGACGAATCTACCGCATTGGTTGCTTTAGTCAACGCACTGGTATTGTCGCCGGCATCAGCGAATATCTCTTCGAGATTGAGACAGTTACTGGAATCAAAAACATCAATTCCACAGGAGGAGTTGGTAGAGACCTTAGCTAATACTGGAATCTCGAATCCCAACAGCAGTGTAAATACAAATATACACCAACTACTAGATTACTTACCTCAATTGCAGACAGGGCTTAGCATCAATCCTGAATTCAATGGTTCATTCGAGGACGGAGTGGAACTATCTCTCTTTAGGCTATATAATGTTGGGATTGTGCATGGATGGATTATAGATAGATTCAACGATCCCATTGCCTATGAACATGTATCCAAATATTCGTATGAAGAAGCTCAAAGAGTTCTAATCAAATCATATGATATCAAGAAGGGTAATACACAAGTTAGTAACACTGATGAAATATTAGAGGATGCTAACTACATCAAATCCTTTTTGGCGAGGACCGTTACGCAATTGACTGACCACGGACTTGCTCATCTAAAGGAAATTTTGGTCGAGAAGTCGTATGCGGTTCTATACAGAAATAACCAATATTACACCCTacataaaaataatgggGACCTTTTCATATTAGTGACTGATTTGGACCATGAGACAAGAGGTAACTATGTATGGAAATCATTGAAGAGTGTAAATGGGTTGGATGACACCTACTATACGGGTGATTTCATCCCTGCGTCTCTGCAGCACCCAGCAAAAAACGATAATAGAAGGATCGAGCAAGTAATGTCCAATCCTTTCGATGACACACACGAGGAAGTGAACCTAGGAAGAAATGGATACGACAATGCAATGAGCCACCAAGTcgaagatgacgaagagTTAGCAAGAAGATtgcaagaagaagaagacagAGAAGCTGCTGGTGAGATACAACATGACTACCTGGCAAGACAGCGTGCTAATAGAAGAAGAGCACAGGAGTCTAGGGCGAATAACCGTGCTGGAGCTAAGAAGAGTAACAGAATCAGTAGAATGCTGCATGGAAATAAAAACCCACACGCCACCAGCGACGATGGTAGCGTCGAGCCAGAATCTAGAAACACTTCTTCTAGGAAAAGAGACAAGGTGAAAGACAAATGTGTTCTAATGTAA
- the RPB9 gene encoding DNA-directed RNA polymerase II core subunit RPB9 (similar to Saccharomyces cerevisiae RPB9 (YGL070C); ancestral locus Anc_6.212), which translates to MTTFRFCRDCNNMLYPREDKEIGRLLFECRTCSYVEEAGSPLVYRHELITNIGETAGVVQDIGSDPTLPRSDRECPKCHAHENVFFQSQQRRKDTSMVLFFVCLSCSHIFTSDQKNKRTQFE; encoded by the coding sequence ATGACAACATTTAGATTCTGTCGAGATTGTAATAATATGTTATATCCACGTGAAGACAAGGAGATTGGTAGGCTACTTTTTGAGTGTAGAACATGCTCATATGTGGAAGAAGCCGGTAGTCCATTAGTTTATAGACATGAACTGATAACAAATATTGGTGAAACTGCCGGTGTTGTGCAGGATATTGGGTCTGATCCAACGCTACCGAGGTCTGATAGAGAGTGTCCCAAATGTCATGCCCATGAAAATGTGTTTTTCCAATCacaacaaagaagaaaagatactTCCATGGTACTTTTCTTCGTGTGTTTAAGTTGTTCACACATTTTCACATCAGATCAGAAGAATAAGAGAACTCAGTTTGAATAG
- the DBP3 gene encoding RNA-dependent ATPase DBP3 (similar to Saccharomyces cerevisiae DBP3 (YGL078C); ancestral locus Anc_6.204) translates to MTEVELKEKKRKVQDDVELVEKKKKHKKDKKSKKDKKEKKSKKEKKEKSSESVEKVVDASNDVAQNEDLLKVPQAEIDAFYKENEVTVEDPQKLNLRPLLSFSHVSLEGTIQKEISKFPKPTPIQAASWPYLLAGKDVIGVAETGSGKTFAFGVPAIHSLVSSSNKKDISVLVISPTRELASQIYDNLIILTDKVGLECCCIYGGVPKDEQRKQLRRSQVVVATPGRLLDLIQEGSVNLSKVQYLVLDEADRMLEKGFEEDIKNIIKETNGNRANRQTLMFTATWPKEVRELASTFMRDPVKVSIGNRDELTANKRITQIVEVVEPHTKERKLLDLLKKYQGGAKKNDKVLIFALYKKEAARVERNLRYNGYDVAAIHGDLSQQQRTQALNDFKQGKSSLLLATDVAARGLDIPNVKTVINLTFPLTVEDYVHRIGRTGRAGQTGVAHTLFTEQEKHLAGALVNVLNGANQPVPEDLIKFGTHTKKKEHGAYGAFYKDVDMTKKPKKITFD, encoded by the coding sequence ATGACTGAAGTGGAactcaaagaaaagaagagaaaggtTCAAGATGATGTTGAATTAgtagaaaagaagaagaaacataAGAAGGacaagaaatcaaagaaagataagaaggaaaagaaatcaaagaaggaaaagaaggaaaagagcTCTGAATCTGTTGAAAAAGTTGTCGATGCTTCAAACGATGTTGCCcaaaatgaagatttgTTAAAAGTCCCACAAGCTGAAATTGATGCTTTCTATAAGGAAAATGAGGTTACTGTTGAAGACCcacaaaaattaaatttacGTCCTTTACTTTCATTCTCCCATGTCTCTTTAGAAGGTACCATTCAAAAAGAGATCTCCAAGTTTCCCAAGCCAACTCCAATTCAAGCTGCCTCATGGCCATACTTACTAGCAGGTAAAGATGTTATCGGTGTTGCAGAAACTGGTTCAGGTAAAACTTTTGCTTTCGGTGTTCCAGCCATCCACAGTCTTGTTTCAAGCTCGAATAAAAAGGATATCAGCGTTCTAGTCATTTCCCCAACTAGAGAATTAGCCTCTCAAATTTACGACAACTTGATCATTTTAACTGACAAAGTCGGCCTAGAATGTTGTTGCATCTACGGTGGTGTTCCAAAGGAtgaacaaagaaaacaattgCGCAGATCTCAAGTCGTTGTTGCTACCCCTGGTAGATTGTTAGATTTGATTCAAGAAGGCTCTGTTAACCTCTCTAAGGTTCAATACCTGGTCCTTGATGAAGCTGATAGAATGTTAGAAAAGGGTTTCGAAGAAGATatcaagaatattatcaaagagACTAACGGCAATAGAGCTAACAGACAAACTCTTATGTTTACTGCCACATGGCCAAAGGAAGTCCGTGAATTGGCTTCTACTTTCATGAGAGACCCAGTTAAGGTTTCTATTGGTAACAGAGATGAATTAACTGCCAACAAGAGAATTACACAAATTGTCGAAGTTGTCGAACCACATAcaaaggaaagaaaattgttggatttattaaagaaatatcaAGGTGGTGCCAAGAAGAACGATAAAGTTTTGATCTTTGCATTGTATAAGAAGGAAGCTGCGCGTGtggaaagaaatttaaGATATAACGGTTACGATGTCGCTGCAATTCATGGTGATTTATCACAACAACAAAGAACTCAAGCTTTAAATGACTTCAAGCAAGGTAAATCCAGTTTATTATTAGCTACTGATGTTGCTGCCAGAGGTTTAGATATTCCAAATGTTAAGACTGTTATCAACTTAACATTCCCATTGACTGTTGAAGACTATGTTCATAGAATTGGTAGAACCGGTAGAGCTGGCCAGACCGGTGTTGCTCATACCTTATTCACTGAACAAGAAAAGCATTTGGCCGGTGCATTGGTCAATGTCCTAAACGGTGCTAACCAACCTGTTCCAGAAGatttaattaaatttgGTACTCACACCAAGAAAAAGGAACATGGTGCTTATGGCGCCTTCTACAAGGATGTTGATATGACGAAGAAACCAAAGAAGATTACATTTGATTAA
- the KAFR0C02240 gene encoding uncharacterized protein (similar to Saccharomyces cerevisiae MPS2 (YGL075C) and CSM4 (YPL200W); ancestral locus Anc_6.208), protein MSKVDKYWDQIDVKSRDHIYGNELPKLINSVKGKDILLNDTKLNVIKQFANDKPFHKIYKLVLDQFLDDLIGVTFTQLVATDKNDDMKEKEQEILRLNEKINYYKEKFEIIEKEFKFYKETVEKRSRDGSSSDVDNEFIIIECRKQLAEQSKLIANLQKYVNNNNNHATRNSGIKQTKESILNPNIKSFIILCGITLILVVILLYYVFTAITWSNIDGTSFISRIVWNVHDFSTSNNYKMSEQDIEAYNKIFGI, encoded by the coding sequence ATGTCGAAAGTGGATAAGTATTGGGACCAGATAGATGTCAAGTCGAGAGACCATATCTATGGAAATGAATTGCCTAAACTGATTAATTCTGTCAAGGGGAAGGATATACTTTTGAATGACACGAAATTGAATGTGATTAAACAATTTGCTAATGATAAACCGTTCCATAAGATTTACAAATTGGTACTggatcaatttttggatgATTTGATCGGCGTTACTTTCACTCAATTGGTAGCTACGGACAAGAATGATGATATGAAGGAGAAAGAGCAAGAAATCTTGAgattaaatgaaaagatcaattattacaaagaaaaattcgaaattattgaaaaggagtttaaattttataaagaGACTGTAGAGAAACGATCTAGAGACGGAAGCAGCAGTGATGtagataatgaatttattataatCGAATGTCGAAAACAATTAGCAGAacaatcaaaattgattgCAAATTTGCAGAAATACGtaaacaataataacaacCATGCCACTCGCAACAGTGGCATCAAACAAACGAAAGAATCTATATTGAATCCTAACATAAAATCGTTCATTATACTATGTGGCATAACCCTGATACTGGTTGTTATCTTGCTATATTATGTATTTACAGCCATAACTTGGTCGAATATTGATGGTACGAGTTTCATAAGCAGAATTGTTTGGAATGTGCATGATTTCTCAACATCAAACAACTACAAGATGTCAGAACAAGACATAGAAGCCTACAACAAGATATTTGGCATATAA
- the RPL7A gene encoding 60S ribosomal protein uL30 (similar to Saccharomyces cerevisiae RPL7A (YGL076C) and RPL7B (YPL198W); ancestral locus Anc_6.206), translating into MAAEKILTPESQLKKAKANQKSAEEFAAERAARKAANKEKRAIILERNAAYQKEYEAAERAVIQAKRDAKASGSYYVEAQQKLVFVVRIKGINKIPPKPRKVLQLLRLNQINSGTFVKVTKATSELLKLIEPYVAYGYPSYSTVRQLVYKRGFGKINKQRIPLSDNATIEANLGKYGILSIDDLIHEIVTVGPHFKQANNFLWPFKLSNPSGGWGVPRKFKHFIQGGSFGNREEFINKLVKSMN; encoded by the exons ATGGCTGCTGA AAAAATCTTAACTCCAGAATCTCAATTAAAGAAGGCTAAGGCTAACCAAAAGTCTGCCGAAGAATTCGCTGCTGAAAGAGCTGCTCGTAAGGCC GCTAACAAGGAAAAGAGAGCCATCATCTTAGAAAGAAACGCTGCTTATCAAAAGGAATACGAAGCTGCTGAAAGAGCCGTCATCCAAGCTAAGCGTGATGCTAAGGCTTCTGGTTCTTACTACGTTGAAGCTCAACAAAAATTAGTCTTCGTCGTTAGAATCAAGGGTATCAACAAGATCCCACCAAAGCCAAGAAAGGTTTTACAATTATTAAGATTAAACCAAATCAACTCTGGTACTTTCGTCAAGGTCACCAAGGCTACCTCCGAATTATTAAAGTTAATCGAACCATACGTTGCTTACGGTTACCCATCTTACTCCACTGTTAGACAATTAGTCTACAAGAGAGGTTTCGGTAAGATCAACAAGCAAAGAATTCCTTTATCTGACAATGCTACTATTGAAGCTAACTTAGGTAAGTACGGTATCTTATccattgatgatttaatCCACGAAATCGTCACCGTCGGTCCACACTTCAAGCAAGCTAACAACTTCTTATGGCCATTCAAGTTATCCAACCCATCCGGTGGCTGGGGTGTTCCAAGAAAGTTCAAGCACTTCATCCAAGGTGGTTCTTTCGGTAACCGTGAAGAATTCATTAACAAATTAGTTAAGTCCATGAACTAA
- the KXD1 gene encoding Kxd1p (similar to Saccharomyces cerevisiae YGL079W; ancestral locus Anc_6.202) gives MSNGTRDDHNEGVTEFNVGRTQTPSIDSQAYAIPITDEFMSQLSDSHTSSSEEANESDEVSPRSSGNSSTNDEFLDEIVPETTNTLFMDTQDPGAMIDVPKYIYDSLTQALESVNFSESVALQTKLSAVINSKSLELKQLIDEANEKLSHLRVRYQRGIATSQNIKANLNYSKEKIKKINSLLSVDFPIEFNQARDKILERQLDDEEEGDDRDNGSNKT, from the coding sequence ATGTCCAATGGAACGAGGGACGACCATAATGAGGGAGTGACTGAGTTTAATGTAGGACGAACGCAAACACCTAGCATTGACTCACAAGCTTACGCCATTCCAATAACGGACGAGTTCATGTCCCAATTGTCTGATTCTCATACATCTAGTAGCGAAGAGGCCAATGAAAGCGATGAGGTATCTCCAAGATCAAGTGGCAATTCAAGTACTAACgatgaatttttggatgAGATAGTCCCAGAAACCACCAATACTTTATTTATGGATACGCAAGATCCAGGTGCCATGATTGATGTGCCGAAATATATCTATGATTCGTTGACGCAAGCTTTAGAGTCAGTGAACTTCTCTGAATCAGTTGCATTACAGACTAAATTATCTGCCGTGATAAATTCCAAAAGTTTAGAATTGAAACAGTTGATAGATGAAGCTAATGAAAAACTAAGTCATTTGAGGGTAAGATACCAAAGAGGCATAGCGACTTCACAAAATATTAAAGCCAACTTGAATTACTCTAAAGAGaagattaaaaaaataaatagcTTGCTGAGTGTAGATTTCccaattgaattcaatCAAGCTAGAGACAAAATATTAGAAAGGCAACTCGATGACGAGGAAGAGGGGGACGATCGAGATAACGGCAGCAATAAAACGTAG
- the AFT1 gene encoding DNA-binding transcription factor AFT1 (similar to Saccharomyces cerevisiae AFT1 (YGL071W) and AFT2 (YPL202C); ancestral locus Anc_6.211) — MDTRKQSNPNDDDNEKTLINPQNISIALNDKQNKLIHLDPVPDFSDKTEIKPWLQKIFYPQGIEIVIERSDNFKVIFKCKATKRGKKHGNVAPPLPEPTTEEEVNTGSTTTVKKKKRSISRFNRCPFRIRATFSIKRKKWQVVVMNSMHSHELVFNPDSDDYKKFKMVLKENNDVDAIKKFDELEYRRRNNLPIPQAIMPCDCGLTSEIRSFNVVLPNINPRKGSNNYSRSNGNKIKKPIKKNSDKPFALQFDSSSTASSTPTNNNISHHNDHNQNQTHNHNNNNNTNINNGMGFLDDPFASTEFSSLNNATTAPAIDLNEIDFTDIFSKSFSNVTATDIYAPSPLLSYNHTDDTNTNDGDILSNTYHVDISSLLSIPNVDADNTTPEFDKILYTKSVTPDNNVNEQDINKDDLHWIINFDNE, encoded by the coding sequence ATGGATACGAGGAAACAGAGCAATcctaatgatgatgacaaCGAAAAGACTCTAATCAATCCACAAAATATTTCCATTGCATTAAATGacaaacaaaataaattgattcatttaGATCCTGTACCTGATTTTTCTGATAAGACAGAAATTAAACCATGGTTACAAAAGATATTCTATCCTCAAGGTATTGAGATtgtcattgaaagatcTGATAACTTTAAAgtaattttcaaatgcaAGGCTACAAAGAGAGGCAAAAAGCACGGCAACGTTGCTCCACCTTTACCTGAGCCAACCACTGAAGAGGAAGTGAATACTGGTTCAACAACGACCgtaaagaagaagaaaagatctATTTCAAGGTTTAATCGCTGCCCGTTCAGGATAAGAGCcacattttcaattaagagaaagaaatggCAAGTAGTCGTTATGAATAGCATGCATTCTCATGAATTGGTCTTCAATCCTGACTCTGATGATTataagaaatttaaaatggtattaaaagaaaataatgatgtaGACGCAATAAAGAAATTCGATGAATTGGAATATAGAAGACGTAATAATCTACCTATCCCACAGGCGATCATGCCCTGTGATTGTGGTTTAACCTCCGAAATAAGATCATTTAATGTTGTCTTACCAAATATAAATCCGAGAAAGGGTAGTAATAACTATTCAAGATCTAATGGTAATAAGATTAAGAAAccaattaaaaaaaatagtgaTAAACCTTTTGCATTACAATTTGATAGTAGTAGCACTGCTAGTAGTACTCCtaccaataataatatcagTCACCATAATGATCATAATCAAAATCAGACTCACAATcacaataataataataatactaatattaataatggCATGGGATTCCTTGATGATCCATTTGCATCCACTGAATTCTCATCATTAAATAACGCGACAACCGCACCAGCAATTGATctaaatgaaattgactTCACAGATATTTTCTCTAAGTCATTTAGTAACGTTACAGCTACGGATATCTATGCCCCATCACCGTTATTATCATATAATCATACTGATGATACGAATACGAACGATGGTGATATTTTATCGAATACGTACCATGTTGATATTTCGAGTTTGCTATCAATTCCAAATGTCGATGCTGATAATACAACCccagaatttgataaaatacTTTATACTAAGAGTGTTACTCCTGATAATAACGTTAATGAACAGGATATaaataaagatgatttgCATTGgattattaattttgacaacgaataa
- the MNP1 gene encoding mitochondrial 54S ribosomal protein bL12m (similar to Saccharomyces cerevisiae MNP1 (YGL068W); ancestral locus Anc_6.213), with amino-acid sequence MLRLGTLRATQMIARPVMSSVRCLTRYNSTVSNEKLESIVDSISKLNILETSNLVTLLKERLNIPDINMGAPMMMSNVNTATDTNETKETSAAEEEKTTFTIKLESFDAKSKAKIIKEIKSLLGLSLVDAKKFVESAPKVIKDNISKDDASSIKDTLEKLGGKISME; translated from the coding sequence ATGCTAAGGTTAGGTACATTAAGAGCCACTCAGATGATAGCGAGGCCCGTTATGAGTTCGGTGAGATGCTTAACTCGTTACAATTCAACGGTttctaatgaaaaattggaatcaATTGTGgattcaatatcaaaattaaatattctGGAGACGTCAAATTTGGTAACTCTATTGAAGGAGAGACTAAATATACCAGATATCAATATGGGTGCGCCAATGATGATGAGTAATGTAAATACTGCTACAGATACAAATGAAACTAAGGAAACAAGTGCggctgaagaagaaaagacaACGTTTACCATTAAACTGGAATCTTTCGATGCCAAGTCTAAGGCTAAAATTATTAAGGAGATTAAATCTTTGTTGGGACTATCTTTGGTGGATGCTAAAAAGTTTGTTGAAAGTGCTCCCAAAGTTATCAAAGACAACATCTCAAAGGATGATGCAAGCTCTATAAAGGATACTTTAGAAAAACTAGGAGGTAAAATTAGTATGGAATAA
- the HSF1 gene encoding stress-responsive transcription factor HSF1 (similar to Saccharomyces cerevisiae HSF1 (YGL073W); ancestral locus Anc_6.209), with product MNNGKQDTNSNELSLLNDEEIDQILHQNNIFPDEIILPPNDTPTTTTESIQRQKDTDEINDIINPSIIDIPRDVQDRSLTLARDASNIYHPATTDLIRRPTTPLQNSFQRPLPADQLYSSRILEQNSNYEMSNLTSSTQQRRYHPHKSRPAFVNKLWSMLNDNSNLDLIQWSNDGKSFVVTNREQFVHEILPKYFKHSNFASFVRQLNMYGWHKVQDVKSGSIQNSSDEKWQFENEYFQRDREDLLEKIVRQKSNSNNTTSKEKIMNTKPILHLMNEPSTGLDNTIDINGGSTTTDHVSKVLNELEAIKYNQLAISKDLLRINKDNELLWKENMMARERYRSQQQTLEKIFRFLASIMPQKMIMDGVMNNSDNTNSSIDLNSLRNKGNSDNNNSESMNTNINEKNLFDELVNNEGNNNNSNNNNYDTLNRASSPLRPQPRYLLKNRSNKGQSMTTTPTSAATSSSPNKILELNDDDNMHPIVEEYDTNENETNRGNASDDSLEFLNNLQSNISEQDNRIQHLEDIIIQEFSPKNNVMHANASNNNGNSNTADFSLHDYFNSDAIPNSPIGESDEGSKYKRYIEEISDDESRHLHDDATTTTTSTANIKKPRRS from the coding sequence ATGAATAACGGTAAACAAGATActaattcaaatgaattatCACTGttgaatgatgaagaaatagatCAAATATTACACCAGAATAATATCTTCCCTGATGAAATAATACTACCACCAAATGATACACCTACCACTACAACAGAAAGTATTCAGAGGCAAAAAGATACAGATGAAATTAACGATATAATCAATCCATCAATAATAGATATTCCAAGAGACGTACAGGATAGATCTTTGACTTTGGCAAGAGATGCGTCCAACATCTATCATCCAGCAACGACAGATCTCATACGTAGGCCGACTACCCCATTACAgaattcttttcaaagacCCCTACCTGCAGATCAATTATATTCATCCAGAATACTGgaacaaaattcaaattacGAAATGTCAAATCTAACTAGTAGTACACAACAACGAAGATATCATCCTCATAAATCCCGTCCTGCATTTGTTAATAAATTATGGAGTATGCTAAAtgataattcaaatttggatttAATTCAATGGTCAAACGATGGTAAATCATTTGTTGTGACTAATAGGGAACAATTTGTCCATGAGATTCtaccaaaatatttcaaacattcaaattttgcaTCTTTTGTAAGACAATTAAATATGTACGGTTGGCATAAAGTTCAAGATGTTAAATCTGGATCTATTCAAAATAGTAGTGATGAAAAATggcaatttgaaaatgaatatttcCAAAGAGATAGAGAAGATCTATTGGAAAAGATCGTAAgacaaaaatcaaattctaaTAATACGACATCTAAGGAAAAGATTATGAATACAAAACCTATTTTACATCTGATGAATGAACCAAGTACAGGATTAGATAATACAATCGATATTAATGGCGGGTCCACTACAACTGATCATGTTTCGAAAGTTCTCAATGAATTAGAAGCAATCAAATATAACCAGTTGGCAATTTCTAAGGACTTATTAAGAattaataaagataatgaattgCTATGGAAGGAAAATATGATGGCAAGGGAAAGATACAGATCTCAACAACAAACGttggagaaaatttttagattCTTAGCCTCAATAATGCCACAAAAGATGATCATGGATGGTGTGATGAACAATAGTGATAACACGAATAGTAGCATCGATCTCAACTCATTAAGGAATAAAGGCAATAGTGACAACAATAATAGCGAATCCATGAATACAAacataaatgaaaaaaactTGTTTGATGAACTTGTTAATAACGAGGgtaacaacaacaacagtaataataataattacGATACTTTAAACAGAGCAAGTTCACCACTAAGGCCCCAACCAAGATACCTTTTGAAGAATCGTTCCAATAAGGGGCAATCCATGACGACCACACCAACGTCAGCAGCAACGTCAAGTTCGCCAAACAAAATTCTGGAGCTGaacgatgatgataacATGCATCCTATTGTGGAAGAGTACGATACCAATGAGAATGAAACTAATAGAGGCAACGCAAGCGACGACAGTCTAGAGTTTTTAAATAATCTACAATCGAACATAAGCGAACAAGATAACAGAATCCAACATCTGGAAGATATCATCATCCAGGAATTTTCCCCGAAGAATAACGTCATGCATGCCAATGCCAGTAACAACAACGGCAACAGCAATACCGCGGATTTCAGTCTACATGATTATTTCAACAGCGATGCCATCCCAAACTCACCAATCGGTGAATCCGACGAAGGCAGCAAGTACAAGAGATACATTGAAGAGATATCCGACGATGAAAGCCGTCATCTCCATGACGATGCaaccaccaccaccaccagTACAGCCAACATCAAGAAGCCCAGAAGATCCTAG